A single genomic interval of Argopecten irradians isolate NY chromosome 8, Ai_NY, whole genome shotgun sequence harbors:
- the LOC138329895 gene encoding tripartite motif-containing protein 2-like, with amino-acid sequence MAEGGPNQESIPKDSNQSDSHLLQCPICLEQLHQPRCLPCHHSFCQKCLGTYIISEVSGKRDTATTFTCPVCRTLTHPIDKTGGKNKWAEQFPVDKVAMELIQMHSGSTERHYCMPCEKTEDKKVPAQFWFCIDHKSFGCTKCITVSHRKCSDVATTEDYCSTLDRNSTLKETATYLQKAADSLESAVDSVQQYLQSIADDKESALQSIDDMEGRFIQRMKEMKKEITDDLIAKYKVESDNLKATSQKCERLKIAMQKTMESTATTRQQNNHMGTILLYQRGQTELDAWKDLDKEMRMTSSTVSLKHEAEFDGTSLNFGEIVVQKQQRQFTDVPDLTKPLSECQLKEVRKVNIKMKSDQSDCFVRGVVITPDGSIVVGDNNNQKLKLINTDGDVMDELKVDGIPYDLCLVDNTTVAAAVGNGVHVVSVTSSKLTLSNIINIGKLCLGITYRNGEFIASTGDNTVYQVTKDGKTQMLHRDTNTIYTLTQDHRTGTLFIPYHINTAGSVAVGSLSTDNLHKDVLKVGVVSYAYGVDVDGDGNIYVCGYGSNNVVQMSGDGKNVRELLTAADDIRKPLAISVYGDKLVVTNKSGSDHNSIRLFQFI; translated from the exons ATGGCAGAAGGTGGTCCCAATCAGGAATCGATCCCTAAAGACAGTAATCAGTCGGACTCACACCTCCTGCAGTGCCCGATCTGTCTGGAACAGCTTCACCAGCCAAGATGTCTACCATGTCACCATTCTTTTTGTCAGAAATGTCTGGGTACTTACATCATCAGTGAAGTGTCGGGGAAGAGGGATACGGCGACTACCTTTACTTGTCCGGTATGTAGAACACTTACTCATCCTATTGATAAGACTGGGGGTAAGAACAAATGGGCCGAGCAGTTTCCTGTAGACAAAGTTGCCATGGAGCTGATACAAATGCATAGCGGTTCAACAGAGAGGCACTACTGTATGCCTTGTGAAAAAACCGAAGACAAGAAGGTTCCGGCTCAGTTCTGGT TTTGCATCGACCACAAATCCTTCGGCTGCACCAAATGTATAACAGTCAGTCACAGGAAATGCAGCGATGTAGCAACCACTGAAGATTACTGTAGTACATTGGACAGGAACTCAACACTCAAAGAAACGGCGACCTACCTACAAAAGGCTGCTGACTCTCTGGAATCAGCGGTAGACAGCGTCCAGCAATATCTACAGAGCATCGCAGACGACAAAGAGTCGGCTTTACAGAGTATCGACGATATGGAAGGACGGTTCATCCAACGAATGAAAGAAATGAAGAAGGAAATTACAGATGATTTGATTGCTAAGTACAAAGTGGAGAGTGACAATCTGAAGGCGACAAGTCAAAAGTGTGAACGACTGAAGATCGCTATGCAAAAAACAATGGAATCCACTGCGACAACCCGGCAGCAGAACAACCACATGGGTACAATTCTATTGTACCAGAGAGGACAAACAGAGCTGGATGCTTGGAAGGATTTAGACAAAGAGATGAGGATGACGAGCTCTACTGTCAGTCTTAAGCACGAAGCAGAATTTGATGGAACAAGTCTGAATTTTGGCGAAATTGTCGTCCAGAAGCAACAGAGACAATTTACAGATGTCCCAGACCTTACCAAACCTTTATCAGAATGTCAACTAAAGGAGGTAAGAAAAGtgaacataaaaatgaaatcagaTCAGTCCGATTGCTTTGTTCGCGGAGTTGTTATCACTCCTGACGGCAGTATTGTTGTAGGAGATAATAACAATCAGAAGCTGAAATTAATCAACACTGACGGAGATGTTATGGATGAGTTGAAGGTGGATGGAATACCTTATGATTTGTGTTTGGTAGACAACACTACTGTTGCAGCTGCGGTAggtaatggtgtacatgtgGTGTCAGTTACATCCTCTAAACTTACATTATCGAATATAATAAACATTGGGAAATTATGTCTCGGTATAACGTACAGAAATGGAGAGTTCATCGCAAGTACAGGAGATAATACGGTGTACCAGGTGACAAAGGACGGTAAGACACAGATGCTACACAGAGATACTAACACTATATACACGTTAACCCAGGACCACCGTACCGGGACTCTCTTTATCCCTTACCACATCAACACTGCTGGCAGTGTGGCCGTCGGTAGTCTGTCTACTGACAATCTACACAAGGACGTGTTGAAGGTCGGTGTAGTAAGTTACGCGTATGGAGTGGACGTGGACGGGGATGGTAACATCTATGTTTGTGGATATGGGTCAAACAACGTGGTACAGATGTCTGGGGACGGGAAAAACGTCAGGGAACTGTTAACGGCAGCAGACGATATCAGAAAACCGCTAGCTATATCCGTGTATGGTGATAAGCTTGTTGTGACGAATAAGTCAGGATCAGATCACAATTCTATTCGCTTATTTCAGTTTATCTGA
- the LOC138330341 gene encoding tripartite motif-containing protein 2-like has product MAEGGPNQESVLKDGTQSDSHLLQCPICLEQLHQPRCLPCHHSLCQECLSTYITSEVSGKRDTATTFTCPVCRTLTHPIDKTEDKDKWAEQFPVDKVVMELIQMKSGSTESHYCTYCEKTKDKKVLAQFWCKHTQCLFCESCKLHHHDIIHPNCDGMDIRASCGSFLLRSETLTKKCDKHNEKMGYFCVDHKAFGCSKCITDAHRKCNDVATTENYCNTLDRNSTLKETTTYLQKATDSMESTVKSFQQYLQSIADDKESALQSIDDMEERFIQRMKEMKKEITDDLIAKYKVESDNLKATSQKCERLKIAMQNTMESTATARQQNDHMGTILLYQRGQTELDAWKDLVKEMRMTSSTVSLKHEAEFDGTSLNFGKIVVQKQQRQFTDVPGLTKPLSECELKEVRKVNIKMESDRSDCDARGVVITPDGSIVVGDYNNQKLKLINTDGDVVDELKVDGNPWDLCLVDNTTVAAAIGNGVHVVTVTSSKLTLSNVINIGKTCHGITYRNGEFIVSSDKEVYRVTKDGKTQMLHRGTNTIYTLSHDHRTGTLFIPYHINTAGSTAVGSLSTDNLHKDVLKVGVVSYAYGVDVDGEGNVYVCGYGSNNVVQMSGDGTNVRELLTAADDITKPLAIFVYGDKLVVTNQSGSDRNSIRLFQFI; this is encoded by the coding sequence ATGGCAGAAGGTGGTCCAAATCAAGAATCGGTGCTTAAAGACGGTACTCAGTCGGACTCACACCTGCTGCAGTGCCCGATCTGTCTGGAACAGCTTCACCAGCCAAGATGTCTACCATGTCACCATTCTCTTTGTCAGGAATGTCTGAGTACTTACATCACCAGTGAGGTGTCGGGGAAGAGGGATACGGCGACTACCTTTACTTGTCCGGTATGTAGAACACTTACTCACCCTATTGATAAGACTGAGGATAAGGACAAATGGGCCGAGCAGTTTCCTGTAGACAAAGTTGTCATGGAGTTGATACAAATGAAGAGCGGCTCAACAGAGAGTCACTACTGTACGTATTGTGAAAAAACTAAAGACAAGAAGGTTCTGGCTCAGTTCTGGTGTAAACATACCCAATGTTTGTTTTGCGAGTCATGTAAACTACATCACCATGATATCATACACCCCAACTGTGATGGTATGGATATCAGAGCTTCCTGTGGAAGTTTTTTACTACGATCAGAAACTTTGACCAAGAaatgcgacaaacacaatgaGAAGATGGGCTACTTTTGCGTCGACCACAAAGCTTTCGGCTGCAGCAAATGTATAACTGATGCTCACAGGAAATGCAACGATGTAGCAACCACTGAAAATTACTGTAATACATTGGACAGAAACTCAACACTCAAAGAAACGACGACCTACCTACAAAAGGCTACTGACTCCATGGAATCGACGGTAAAGAGCTTCCAGCAATATTTACAGAGCATCGCAGACGACAAGGAGTCGGCATTACAGAGCATCGACGATATGGAAGAACGGTTCATCCAACGAATGAAAGAAATGAAGAAGGAAATCACAGATGATTTGATAGCTAAGTACAAAGTGGAGAGTGACAATCTGAAGGCGACAAGTCAAAAGTGTGAACGACTGAAGATCGCTATGCAGAATACAATGGAATCAACTGCTACAGCCCGGCAGCAGAACGACCACATGGGTACGATTTTATTGTACCAGAGAGGACAAACAGAGCTGGATGCTTGGAAGGATTTAGTCAAAGAGATGAGGATGACGAGCTCTACTGTCAGTCTTAAGCACGAAGCAGAATTTGATGGAACAAGTCTGAACTTTGGTAAAATTGTCGTCCAGAAGCAACAGAGACAATTTACAGATGTCCCAGGCCTAACCAAACCTTTATCAGAATGTGAACTAAAGGAGGTAAGAAAAGTGAACATAAAAATGGAATCAGATCGGTCCGATTGTGATGCTCGTGGAGTTGTTATCACTCCTGACGGCAGTATTGTTGTAGGAGATTATAACAATCAGAAGCTGAAATTAATCAACACTGACGGAGATGTTGTGGATGAGTTGAAGGTGGATGGAAACCCTTGGGATTTGTGTTTGGTAGACAACACTACAGTTGCAGCTGCGATAggtaatggtgtacatgtgGTGACAGTTACATCCTCTAAACTTACATTATCGAATGTAATAAACATTGGGAAAACATGTCACGGTATAACGTACAGAAATGGAGAGTTCATCGTGAGTTCAGATAAAGAAGTGTACCGGGTGACAAAGGACGGTAAGACACAGATGCTACACAGAGGTACTAACACTATATACACGTTATCCCACGACCACCGTACCGGGACTCTCTTCATCCCTTACCACATCAACACTGCTGGCAGTACGGCCGTCGGTAGTCTGTCTACTGACAATCTACACAAGGACGTGTTGAAGGTCGGTGTAGTAAGTTACGCGTATGGAGTGGACGTGGACGGGGAGGGTAACGTCTATGTCTGTGGATATGGGTCAAACAACGTGGTACAGATGTCTGGGGACGGGACAAACGTCAGGGAACTGTTAACGGCAGCAGACGATATCACAAAACCGCTAGCTATATTCGTGTATGGTGATAAGCTAGTTGTGACGAATCAGTCAGGATCAGATCGCAATTCTATTCgcttatttcaatttatttga